Proteins co-encoded in one Halalkalicoccus subterraneus genomic window:
- a CDS encoding LLM class flavin-dependent oxidoreductase: protein MDFGLGLLSAQRWPGDDRSAGEIYGEVLDLGQAAEEAGLDSVWTSEHHFTDDEYLSGTMPTLGALAGATDEIELASGVALTPFYDPVRLAEDAATIDALSGGRLTLGLSIGYLDFEFENFGVSKDERTERTEDAVRLLRNAWEPGPLEYDSEFHPISPDAEVTPTPDEPPEVVLGAVAKPAVRRAARMGDGWCANEMLSIEDIEHRKNDIERVREEEGIGGEFTTYAIQYAFVGDSYEEAWETLRDGYFYQQRKYQEWGGEEAIDELSDEQKEEFEERALVGTPEDVVEGVEKYREALGDDVHFVFRPYAPGIDTEELLECIERLGEEVVPRL from the coding sequence ATGGATTTTGGTCTCGGACTCCTGAGTGCACAGCGATGGCCGGGCGACGACCGATCGGCGGGCGAGATCTACGGGGAGGTGCTGGATCTCGGGCAGGCGGCTGAGGAGGCGGGCCTCGACAGTGTCTGGACCTCCGAGCACCACTTCACCGACGACGAGTACCTCTCGGGGACGATGCCGACCCTGGGAGCGCTCGCGGGCGCGACCGACGAGATCGAGCTGGCCTCGGGCGTCGCGCTCACGCCCTTCTACGATCCCGTCAGGCTCGCGGAGGACGCCGCGACAATCGACGCGCTCTCCGGCGGCCGGCTCACGCTCGGACTCTCGATCGGCTATCTCGACTTCGAGTTCGAGAACTTCGGAGTCTCGAAGGACGAACGCACCGAGCGCACCGAGGACGCCGTCCGCCTGCTGCGCAACGCCTGGGAACCCGGTCCTCTGGAATACGACTCGGAGTTCCACCCGATCTCGCCCGACGCCGAGGTGACGCCGACGCCCGACGAACCCCCGGAGGTCGTTCTAGGGGCGGTCGCGAAGCCCGCGGTCCGGCGGGCCGCGCGCATGGGCGACGGCTGGTGTGCCAACGAGATGCTCTCGATCGAGGACATCGAACACCGGAAGAACGACATCGAACGCGTTCGGGAGGAGGAGGGGATCGGGGGAGAGTTCACCACCTACGCGATCCAGTACGCCTTCGTCGGCGACAGCTACGAGGAGGCCTGGGAGACGCTCCGGGATGGCTACTTCTACCAGCAGCGCAAGTACCAGGAGTGGGGCGGCGAGGAAGCGATCGACGAGCTATCCGACGAGCAGAAGGAGGAATTCGAGGAGCGCGCGCTCGTCGGCACGCCCGAGGACGTGGTCGAGGGGGTCGAGAAGTACCGCGAGGCGCTCGGCGACGACGTCCACTTCGTCTTTCGGCCCTACGCGCCGGGCATCGACACCGAGGAGCTGCTCGAATGTATCGAGCGCCTCGGCGAGGAAGTCGTGCCGCGCCTGTAG
- the purD gene encoding phosphoribosylamine--glycine ligase yields the protein MTETVLLVGGGGREHAIARTLDDGDCDLYACAGNRNPGIARIAQGFEALDTTNTSAVTSYAEEVGATLAVIGPEAPLQAGVADALSDAGVFPFGPSAEGARIETDKAYQRRFMREHDISGCPEFETFEDTEEACEYIDSSTIDLAVKPAGLTGGKGVKVIGDQVNREEAKAYLREEEYDRIVLEERFVGEEFTVQGLVANGSLRVTPAVQDHKRAYEGDEGPNTGGMGSYSAAGLELPFMGEEEYREAVGILDETVAALGEYTGVLYGQFMLTADGVKVIEYNARFGDPEAMNTLPTMNSDFLDVLVAAREGEELPQLSFAPRATVCKYAVPDGYPVDPQGGTLIEVDEESVARAATENGDAALFYASVDDRDEGIYTTTSRAFAVVGIAGTIAEAEAIAENALNEADEGVRIRHDIGTEQLVQSRIDHMGELRGE from the coding sequence ATGACCGAGACCGTGTTGCTGGTCGGGGGCGGCGGACGCGAACACGCCATCGCGCGGACACTGGACGACGGCGACTGTGACCTGTACGCCTGTGCTGGAAACCGCAACCCGGGGATCGCCCGAATCGCTCAGGGCTTCGAGGCGCTCGATACGACGAACACGAGCGCCGTGACGAGCTACGCCGAGGAGGTCGGCGCGACCCTCGCCGTGATCGGCCCCGAGGCGCCGCTGCAGGCGGGCGTGGCCGACGCCCTCTCGGACGCCGGAGTCTTCCCCTTCGGCCCGAGCGCCGAAGGGGCCAGAATCGAGACGGACAAGGCCTATCAGCGCCGGTTCATGCGCGAACACGACATCTCGGGCTGTCCGGAGTTCGAGACCTTCGAGGACACGGAGGAGGCCTGCGAGTACATCGATTCCTCTACTATCGACCTCGCCGTCAAGCCCGCCGGACTCACCGGCGGGAAGGGTGTGAAGGTGATCGGCGATCAGGTGAATCGGGAGGAAGCGAAGGCGTACCTCCGCGAGGAGGAGTATGACAGGATCGTCTTAGAGGAGCGATTCGTCGGCGAGGAGTTCACCGTTCAGGGCCTCGTCGCGAACGGCTCGTTGAGAGTCACTCCCGCAGTGCAGGACCACAAGCGCGCCTACGAGGGCGACGAGGGACCCAACACCGGTGGAATGGGCTCTTATAGTGCTGCGGGCCTCGAACTGCCCTTCATGGGCGAGGAGGAGTACCGCGAAGCCGTTGGAATCCTCGACGAGACGGTCGCGGCGCTCGGCGAGTATACCGGGGTGCTCTACGGGCAGTTCATGCTGACCGCCGACGGCGTGAAAGTGATCGAGTACAACGCCCGCTTCGGCGATCCCGAGGCGATGAACACCCTGCCGACCATGAACTCCGACTTCCTCGACGTGCTCGTCGCCGCCCGCGAGGGCGAGGAGCTGCCGCAGCTCTCCTTCGCCCCGCGCGCGACCGTCTGCAAGTACGCCGTTCCGGATGGCTACCCGGTCGATCCGCAGGGTGGGACGCTCATCGAGGTCGACGAGGAGAGCGTGGCGCGGGCAGCGACCGAAAACGGCGACGCTGCGCTCTTCTATGCCAGTGTCGACGACCGTGACGAGGGTATCTACACGACCACCTCACGCGCGTTCGCGGTCGTCGGGATCGCTGGGACCATCGCGGAGGCGGAGGCCATCGCCGAGAACGCTCTGAACGAAGCCGACGAAGGCGTGCGGATCCGCCACGACATCGGGACCGAGCAGTTGGTCCAGTCGCGCATCGACCACATGGGGGAGCTTCGCGGGGAGTAG